From one Methylomonas paludis genomic stretch:
- a CDS encoding NADH:flavin oxidoreductase/NADH oxidase has translation MSQLFTPYTIDGLTLPNRIVIAPMCQYSAEDGKATDWHLMHLGNLSMSGAGLLIIEATAVAPEGRITPADLGLWSDTTEAALAKVLNAIRLYSAMPIAIQLAHAGRKASTAVPWAGGRQIASEQGGWTTVAPSALPYSPEEANPIALDQAGLDRILHGFVTAAQRAHRLGIQAIELHAAHGYLLHEFLSPLANTRTDNYGGSLENRMRFPLAVLAAVRAAVPNTMPVGIRISATDWISGGWDLAQSVVFAQALRELGCAFIHVSSGGLSPLQQIPVGPGYQVHLAETIRAETSLPTIAVGLITEPEQAETIIANGQADMVGLARGILYDPRWPWHAAAKLNAQVSAPPQYWRCQPHGLKTLFNTH, from the coding sequence ATGAGCCAGCTTTTTACCCCCTATACCATTGATGGCTTAACCCTGCCCAACCGCATTGTGATTGCCCCGATGTGTCAATATTCCGCCGAGGACGGCAAAGCCACCGATTGGCATTTAATGCACCTGGGTAATCTGTCCATGTCAGGCGCCGGTTTGCTGATTATCGAGGCCACCGCCGTAGCACCGGAGGGCCGGATTACCCCAGCAGATCTGGGACTTTGGTCCGACACCACCGAAGCCGCACTGGCTAAGGTATTGAATGCAATACGGCTCTATTCTGCCATGCCGATCGCCATTCAACTTGCCCATGCTGGCCGTAAAGCCTCCACGGCGGTGCCTTGGGCGGGCGGGCGGCAAATCGCCTCCGAGCAAGGCGGCTGGACAACCGTGGCGCCATCGGCATTGCCCTACTCGCCTGAAGAGGCGAACCCGATTGCGCTGGATCAGGCCGGCTTAGATAGAATCTTGCACGGCTTTGTCACTGCCGCCCAACGTGCGCATCGCCTGGGCATCCAGGCGATAGAACTTCATGCCGCGCATGGTTATTTGTTACACGAATTTTTGTCACCGCTAGCCAATACCCGTACCGATAATTATGGAGGCTCACTGGAAAACCGGATGCGGTTTCCATTAGCGGTATTGGCTGCGGTAAGAGCCGCCGTACCCAATACCATGCCGGTTGGCATCCGCATTTCCGCGACTGACTGGATTAGCGGCGGTTGGGATTTAGCCCAAAGCGTGGTATTTGCCCAGGCGCTACGTGAACTGGGTTGCGCCTTTATTCACGTTTCCAGCGGTGGTCTTTCACCCTTGCAACAAATCCCGGTCGGGCCAGGTTACCAGGTTCATCTGGCCGAAACCATACGCGCCGAAACCAGCTTACCCACAATTGCGGTCGGCTTAATCACTGAGCCAGAGCAGGCGGAAACCATTATCGCAAATGGCCAGGCCGATATGGTGGGCTTGGCACGCGGCATACTTTACGATCCGCGCTGGCCCTGGCATGCCGCAGCCAAACTCAATGCCCAAGTAAGCGCGCCACCACAATACTGGCGCTGCCAACCGCACGGTTTAAAAACACTGTTTAACACCCATTGA
- a CDS encoding LysR family transcriptional regulator, whose amino-acid sequence MLNFADIQLFIRISQSGSITRAAKLQTITPATASAALKRLEQQLDTQLFERSTRSLRLTQAGEDFLNYCEQSWQILDEGIAVLQQRRVGLSGEIHLGAPSDLGRNRLDEILEPFRHQHPHINLIMHLSDTVQDFYQNPLDIVVRYGALRDSNLIAKKLSDNERVICAAPSYLARYGQPDSFEALALHNCICYYRNGELFNRWRAVFQDKSREVVVSGDRAADDGAMVRQWALRGHGIAYKFRFDVCHDLKQGRLIDLFPQAKCEQVPLYVIYPSKQYQSARIKALIMFLQSAFSIFN is encoded by the coding sequence ATGCTTAATTTTGCCGACATTCAATTATTTATCCGCATCAGTCAAAGCGGCAGCATTACCAGGGCGGCCAAATTGCAGACGATTACGCCGGCCACTGCCAGCGCCGCACTGAAACGCTTGGAGCAGCAGTTAGATACTCAGTTGTTTGAGCGCTCCACCCGATCTTTGCGCTTAACCCAGGCCGGGGAAGATTTTTTAAATTACTGCGAACAATCATGGCAAATCCTGGATGAGGGTATTGCCGTTTTGCAGCAACGTCGCGTCGGGTTGTCTGGTGAGATTCATTTGGGGGCGCCTTCCGATTTGGGCCGCAATCGTTTGGATGAAATTTTGGAGCCTTTTCGGCACCAGCATCCCCATATCAATTTGATTATGCATTTGTCAGATACGGTTCAGGATTTTTATCAGAATCCGCTGGATATTGTGGTGCGCTATGGCGCGTTGCGCGACTCCAATCTGATTGCCAAAAAACTGAGCGATAATGAGCGGGTGATTTGTGCCGCACCCAGCTATCTAGCACGCTACGGCCAACCGGACAGTTTTGAAGCACTGGCCCTGCATAATTGCATCTGTTATTACCGCAATGGCGAACTATTTAATCGCTGGCGCGCGGTTTTTCAGGATAAATCCAGAGAAGTGGTGGTGAGTGGCGATCGTGCGGCAGACGATGGGGCTATGGTGCGCCAGTGGGCATTGCGAGGCCACGGGATTGCCTATAAATTTCGGTTTGATGTTTGTCACGATCTTAAGCAGGGCCGTCTGATCGATTTGTTTCCCCAGGCCAAATGTGAACAAGTTCCGCTTTATGTGATTTATCCCAGTAAACAATATCAATCTGCCCGGATAAAGGCTTTGATCATGTTTTTGCAAAGCGCATTTTCCATCTTTAATTAG